From the Candidatus Methylomirabilota bacterium genome, one window contains:
- a CDS encoding ABC transporter ATP-binding protein translates to MLRLWPYLRPYLPLLIVGGCMALVVSSCEGFIAWLVKPALDDIFVKRDLFMLKVLPLVLLGTYIVKGIGRYWQSYLMAAVGERVIAGIRRELYRHIQGMSLSFYAQIHSAELMTRVVNDVNRLARLSSTVLVMGIRQIGTIIALLTVMFLREWVLALIAVVIFPAVGALFRAIGRKLYKISKRSQEKISELNIVLQEAFTGNKIVKAFGRERLQQDRFDGVNERLLRLALKDHRVDELAEPLMEILGALGIMGAIWYGGYRVISGALTPGEFFSFTAAVILLYGPVRQLGRMMNTVQQSRSSVERVFEILDTPPTIADRPGASLLRDFHDSLVFEGVSFRYPEAEEDTLSDISLTVRKGEMVAFVGMSGAGKTTLMDLVPRFHDVQAGRLVIDGRDIRDVSVASLRALMGIVTQETFLFADTIGYNIGYGRPGATQADIEHAARMAQAHEFVAALPEGYATPVGERGVKLSGGQRQRLAIARAFLKDPPILILDEATSDLDAESEFLVQQALGELMKNRTVMVIAHRLATVKHADRVVVVHNGKLAEIGTHEELMAREDGIYRRLATLQSLDALSAN, encoded by the coding sequence GCTGAAGGTCCTCCCGCTGGTGCTCCTAGGCACCTACATCGTCAAGGGCATCGGCCGCTACTGGCAGTCCTACCTGATGGCAGCCGTCGGCGAGCGCGTGATCGCCGGCATCCGGCGGGAGCTATACAGGCATATCCAGGGCATGTCGCTGTCCTTCTATGCGCAGATCCACTCGGCGGAGCTGATGACCCGCGTCGTCAACGACGTCAACCGCCTGGCGCGGCTGTCTTCGACGGTGCTCGTCATGGGCATCCGGCAAATCGGGACGATCATCGCCCTGCTGACCGTCATGTTCCTGCGCGAGTGGGTGCTGGCGCTGATCGCCGTCGTCATCTTCCCCGCCGTCGGCGCGCTCTTCCGCGCCATCGGCCGCAAGCTCTACAAGATCAGCAAGCGCTCGCAGGAGAAGATCAGCGAGCTGAACATCGTGCTGCAGGAAGCCTTCACCGGCAACAAGATCGTCAAGGCCTTCGGCCGCGAGCGGCTCCAGCAGGATCGCTTCGACGGCGTCAACGAGCGCCTCCTCAGGCTCGCGCTCAAGGACCACCGAGTGGACGAGCTGGCCGAGCCCCTCATGGAGATCCTGGGGGCGCTGGGCATCATGGGCGCGATCTGGTACGGCGGCTACCGCGTCATCAGCGGGGCGCTGACCCCGGGCGAGTTCTTTTCCTTCACCGCCGCCGTCATCCTGCTCTACGGCCCCGTGCGCCAGCTGGGCCGCATGATGAACACCGTCCAGCAGTCGCGCTCCTCGGTCGAGCGCGTCTTCGAGATCCTCGACACGCCCCCGACCATCGCCGACCGGCCGGGGGCTTCGCTGCTCCGGGACTTCCACGACAGCCTCGTCTTCGAGGGGGTTTCCTTCCGCTACCCCGAGGCCGAGGAGGACACGCTCAGCGACATCTCGCTGACCGTGCGCAAGGGCGAGATGGTCGCCTTCGTCGGCATGTCCGGAGCCGGCAAGACGACGCTCATGGATCTCGTGCCTCGCTTCCATGACGTCCAGGCCGGCCGCCTCGTGATCGACGGACGAGACATCCGCGACGTCTCCGTCGCCTCGCTGCGGGCCCTCATGGGCATCGTCACGCAGGAGACCTTTCTCTTCGCCGACACCATCGGGTACAACATCGGCTACGGCCGACCCGGCGCCACGCAGGCCGACATCGAGCACGCCGCGCGGATGGCGCAGGCCCACGAATTCGTCGCCGCGCTTCCCGAGGGATACGCGACGCCCGTGGGCGAGCGTGGCGTCAAGCTCTCCGGCGGGCAGCGCCAGCGCCTCGCCATCGCCCGCGCCTTCCTCAAGGACCCGCCCATCCTCATCCTGGACGAGGCGACCTCCGACCTCGACGCCGAAAGCGAGTTCCTGGTGCAGCAGGCGTTGGGAGAGCTGATGAAGAACCGCACGGTGATGGTCATCGCCCACCGCCTGGCGACGGTGAAGCATGCCGACCGCGTGGTGGTCGTCCATAACGGGAAACTCGCGGAGATCGGCACTCACGAGGAGCTGATGGCGCGCGAGGACGGGATCTACCGCCGGCTCGCGACCTTGCAGTCCCTCGACGCCCTGTCTGCCAACTAG